In Leptodesmis sichuanensis A121, the following are encoded in one genomic region:
- a CDS encoding DedA family protein → MSEWLSQWVINTMSSMSYLGIGLLMFLENLFPPIPSELIMPFAGFTVSQGKMEFVPAVAAGVAGTVLGAFPWYYAGKFIGEPRLRDLADRYGKWLTISGKDIDKANSWFTRHGGKAVFLCRLVPGVRTLISLPAGIADMPLLPFILYSTAGTALWVTFLTFLGYKLGEHYDKVDKWLGPLSKYVIIGLAIAFGLWVWKRKQSRSRRRRNLH, encoded by the coding sequence ATGTCTGAATGGCTCTCCCAATGGGTGATCAACACCATGAGTTCAATGAGCTACCTGGGAATTGGACTGCTCATGTTCCTGGAAAACTTGTTCCCGCCGATTCCTTCGGAGTTAATTATGCCATTCGCTGGGTTTACGGTTTCTCAAGGAAAAATGGAGTTTGTTCCTGCCGTGGCAGCAGGCGTGGCGGGAACGGTGTTGGGAGCATTTCCCTGGTATTATGCCGGGAAGTTTATCGGAGAACCACGCTTGAGAGATCTGGCCGATCGCTATGGCAAGTGGCTGACGATTTCCGGCAAGGATATTGATAAAGCGAATAGCTGGTTTACTCGTCACGGAGGAAAAGCGGTTTTCCTCTGTCGGCTGGTCCCGGGTGTGCGGACTCTGATCTCCCTGCCTGCGGGAATTGCCGATATGCCGCTGCTTCCTTTCATCCTATATTCCACAGCCGGGACGGCCCTTTGGGTGACGTTTCTCACCTTTCTGGGGTACAAGCTAGGGGAACACTACGACAAAGTTGATAAATGGTTGGGGCCGCTATCCAAATACGTCATTATTGGCCTGGCGATCGCCTTTGGTTTGTGGGTCTGGAAGCGCAAGCAATCCCGCTCTCGCAGACGCAGAAATTTACACTAA
- a CDS encoding P-loop NTPase family protein, whose amino-acid sequence MPIDLDRFSKACNPGQTLNYANPQERRYYIDFSSVRGANLIQELKRTIVLLSDRTCQLFTGHVGCGKSTELLRLKAELEELGFYVVYFVSSEDLDMSDVDVTDILMAIAHQVSEKLESDRIRIRPNYFINLFSEIGDLLQTPIEFSQVEFSVGISKITARAKDSPRLRSQLRQFMEPRTNGIIKAINQELLGQATQELQRRGKRGLVVIIDNLDRVDARQLQTGRTQPEYLFIDRGDQLSNLNCHVVYTIPLALVFSNENETLRLRLGNGIAPLVLPMVPVRTRDGTPLGEGIHLLRHMILARAFPDIKPSQRLEQISELFDSRDTLDRLCLVSGGHVRNLLGLVQGCIRQSDPPFSREIVERVIQNSRDFTARSIDGEEWQLIFQVVEQQNVRGDIEYQMLLRSMFVFEYQDAQGTWYAINPVLAETKRYQDWVRSRKAE is encoded by the coding sequence ATGCCTATCGACCTCGATCGCTTCTCTAAAGCCTGTAATCCCGGTCAAACGCTGAACTATGCCAATCCCCAGGAGCGGCGATATTACATCGACTTTTCCTCTGTGCGGGGAGCGAATTTGATTCAGGAATTGAAACGGACGATCGTGCTGCTGTCCGATCGCACCTGTCAATTATTTACAGGACATGTGGGCTGTGGCAAATCCACCGAGTTGTTGCGGTTGAAGGCAGAACTGGAGGAGTTGGGTTTCTATGTGGTCTACTTTGTCTCCAGTGAAGACCTGGATATGTCGGATGTGGATGTAACGGATATTTTGATGGCGATCGCCCATCAGGTCAGCGAAAAACTGGAATCTGACCGGATCCGCATCAGGCCCAATTACTTCATTAACCTGTTCTCCGAAATTGGTGATTTGCTGCAAACGCCGATCGAATTCTCCCAGGTCGAGTTCTCGGTGGGGATTAGCAAAATTACGGCCCGCGCTAAAGACAGTCCCCGCCTGCGCAGTCAACTGCGACAATTTATGGAGCCACGCACCAATGGCATTATCAAGGCCATCAATCAGGAATTGTTGGGACAGGCCACTCAGGAACTGCAGCGACGGGGAAAACGGGGACTCGTGGTGATTATTGACAATCTCGATCGCGTGGATGCCCGTCAATTGCAAACGGGACGGACACAACCGGAATATCTATTTATCGATCGCGGCGATCAACTCTCCAACCTGAACTGTCATGTGGTTTACACCATTCCCCTCGCGCTGGTGTTTTCCAACGAAAATGAAACCCTGCGCTTACGACTGGGCAATGGCATTGCTCCACTTGTGTTGCCGATGGTGCCAGTCCGTACCCGTGATGGCACTCCCCTGGGCGAAGGCATTCACCTGCTGCGGCACATGATTCTCGCTCGTGCTTTTCCTGACATCAAACCCTCTCAACGGCTGGAGCAAATTTCGGAATTGTTTGACAGCCGGGATACCCTCGATCGCCTTTGCCTCGTTAGTGGCGGCCATGTGCGGAATTTGCTGGGTTTAGTCCAGGGCTGTATCCGCCAGAGCGATCCGCCTTTTTCACGAGAAATTGTGGAACGAGTAATTCAGAATTCACGAGACTTTACGGCTCGCTCGATCGATGGCGAAGAATGGCAATTAATTTTCCAGGTCGTTGAACAGCAAAATGTGCGGGGTGATATCGAGTATCAGATGCTGCTCCGCAGTATGTTCGTGTTTGAGTATCAGGATGCTCAGGGAACCTGGTATGCGATCAATCCCGTGCTGGCAGAGACGAAGCGGTATCAGGACTGGGTAAGGAGCCGCAAGGCAGAATAG
- a CDS encoding ATP-binding protein, with the protein MGRQLDVEVQNQRSLQALVRAVTLSQGEFSLILVRCNYAQLRDRILTRLQNCCPISIDILTLPESAKTLLTTLQTELGIRDGGLGIRDQVPQALFLFGMESLHDLDQVLIATNLVREELRRQFPFPLVLWANDDGLHKLERLAPDLYSWAGGIIQFDMPIPELVQSLKRHSDRLFSSILDLGDEQAVANWAIVPHPNSLRQSELKFALADLQASEYAIDPELQASLDFLLGQDAHSHGELETARELYESSLQFWLDTAGSNHRGTTTQNSKLKTQDSEPSSPTPPSSSSPPFSPIPYLERAACVLFYLGLWWRSYAVLQRAAYDDAVYQAYDHFRRSLILFTEEGRQDLVARFIIAQAETLQKMKNWEPLEDLARQALVLHKLYKDPVRQARDHGFLAETALARSGWATAKTQVTMALRILDTLEADLHADGHPANPHLEHSLELAHRYHYAWYLFMLARAEKELGNLDAAIDYLETARDRAHPHSDPPLYIQILRQLRDDYFDRGDYQLAFRTKQTRRLIEHQYGYRAFVGALRLQPQHLQPGVLYPLPPQVDPQTLLAQEIAASGRQKDLDALLNRLALPKNKLIVLHGPSGVGKSSIVSGGLVPMLQEHLIGERTAIAVLLESYTDWQANLEKLLSQLPTGQVADPDASSDLLHRFRTLTDRNYLPILILDQFEEFFFVCDSVPLRRPLYQFLKNCLNLPFVKVILSLRDDYLHYLLEFQRLTNLDIIDNDILGKDIRYALNNFTTEEAKTVIQSLTEQAQFYLPKDLIDAVVQDLEGELGEVRPIELQVVGAQLQAEDIKTLAEYRRKGPKQPLVQRSLEDVVKDCGPENEELARLILFLLTNDKGTRPLKTRDDLEADLIDLGLIAQADNLDLVLEVLVGSGLLFLIPEYPADLYQLVHEYLVSFIREQYKTGLVAEWEREREHRPAFNKRREPGLQQDVAHEENVAAPFQGSGSWLAMAGWIVLGILLMLLLVYKSSNLRVSAVFSIFLY; encoded by the coding sequence GTGGGGCGACAGTTGGATGTGGAGGTGCAGAATCAGCGATCGCTGCAGGCTCTGGTGCGGGCGGTTACCTTATCGCAGGGAGAGTTCAGTCTGATTTTAGTGCGGTGCAATTATGCTCAACTGCGCGATCGGATTTTGACTCGCCTACAGAATTGCTGCCCTATTTCGATTGATATATTGACGCTACCGGAATCGGCGAAGACCCTGCTGACGACTTTACAGACAGAGTTGGGGATTAGGGATGGGGGATTAGGAATTAGGGATCAGGTTCCCCAGGCTCTCTTCCTATTCGGTATGGAATCTCTGCATGACCTGGATCAGGTGTTGATTGCGACCAACTTGGTGCGGGAGGAATTACGCAGGCAATTTCCCTTTCCTCTGGTGTTATGGGCCAATGATGATGGACTGCATAAACTAGAGCGACTGGCTCCCGATCTCTATAGTTGGGCTGGTGGCATTATTCAGTTCGATATGCCGATTCCCGAACTGGTGCAATCGCTGAAACGCCACAGCGATCGCCTGTTTAGTTCGATTCTGGATCTGGGAGACGAACAGGCCGTGGCAAACTGGGCGATCGTTCCCCACCCCAATTCCTTGCGGCAAAGCGAACTGAAATTTGCCTTAGCAGACCTGCAAGCCAGCGAGTACGCGATCGACCCCGAACTGCAAGCCAGCCTCGACTTCTTGCTCGGCCAGGATGCCCACTCTCATGGCGAACTCGAAACTGCCCGAGAACTCTACGAAAGCAGCCTGCAATTCTGGCTAGACACAGCAGGCAGCAATCATCGCGGAACAACAACTCAAAACTCAAAACTCAAAACTCAAGACTCAGAACCTTCCTCCCCCACTCCCCCATCCTCCTCATCTCCCCCTTTTTCCCCCATCCCCTACCTGGAACGAGCCGCCTGTGTACTCTTCTATCTTGGCCTCTGGTGGCGTTCTTACGCGGTCTTGCAACGGGCGGCTTACGACGATGCCGTGTATCAAGCCTATGACCACTTTCGCCGCAGCCTGATTTTGTTTACGGAGGAAGGTCGTCAGGATCTGGTGGCCCGGTTCATCATTGCCCAGGCGGAAACCCTGCAGAAGATGAAAAATTGGGAACCGCTGGAGGATCTGGCCCGACAGGCTTTGGTACTGCACAAACTGTATAAAGATCCCGTTCGGCAGGCCCGTGATCATGGCTTTCTAGCAGAAACAGCCCTGGCCCGATCGGGTTGGGCCACGGCCAAAACTCAGGTGACAATGGCACTGCGGATTCTGGATACGCTGGAGGCTGATCTGCACGCGGACGGGCATCCTGCCAATCCCCATCTGGAACACAGTTTAGAGTTAGCCCATCGGTATCACTATGCCTGGTACTTGTTTATGTTAGCCAGGGCAGAAAAGGAATTGGGCAACCTGGATGCAGCGATTGATTATTTGGAAACTGCCCGCGATCGCGCCCATCCCCACAGTGATCCGCCGCTGTATATTCAGATCCTGCGGCAACTGCGGGATGATTATTTCGATCGCGGGGACTATCAACTGGCCTTTCGGACGAAACAAACCCGCCGGTTGATTGAGCATCAATATGGCTATCGGGCTTTTGTCGGTGCACTCCGACTACAACCTCAACACCTGCAACCCGGTGTTTTATACCCCCTACCGCCCCAGGTAGATCCTCAAACTCTGCTGGCTCAAGAGATTGCGGCTTCCGGGCGACAAAAGGATTTGGATGCATTACTGAACCGCCTCGCCTTACCCAAAAACAAGCTGATCGTGCTGCATGGGCCGTCTGGCGTTGGCAAAAGTTCGATCGTTAGTGGTGGACTGGTGCCGATGCTTCAAGAGCATTTGATTGGCGAACGCACGGCGATCGCGGTGTTACTAGAGTCGTACACGGACTGGCAGGCCAACCTGGAGAAACTACTCAGCCAATTACCAACAGGTCAGGTAGCAGACCCCGATGCCTCGTCGGACTTGTTGCATCGCTTTCGAACTTTGACCGATCGCAACTATCTGCCCATCCTGATCCTGGATCAATTTGAAGAGTTTTTCTTTGTTTGTGACAGCGTTCCGTTGCGCCGTCCCCTGTACCAATTCCTCAAGAATTGTCTGAACCTGCCGTTTGTGAAAGTCATCCTCTCCTTGCGAGACGATTATCTGCACTACTTATTAGAGTTTCAGCGGCTCACCAATCTGGACATTATTGATAATGACATTTTGGGTAAGGACATTCGCTATGCCCTGAATAATTTCACGACTGAGGAAGCTAAAACCGTTATCCAGAGCTTAACTGAACAGGCCCAGTTCTATTTGCCGAAAGACTTGATTGATGCGGTGGTGCAAGACCTGGAGGGAGAGTTGGGCGAAGTTCGCCCCATCGAATTACAGGTGGTAGGCGCTCAACTGCAAGCAGAAGACATTAAAACGCTGGCAGAGTACCGCCGCAAAGGTCCCAAGCAACCGTTAGTGCAACGGTCTTTAGAAGACGTGGTCAAAGATTGTGGCCCGGAAAATGAGGAACTGGCCCGCCTGATTCTCTTTTTGTTGACCAATGACAAAGGTACCCGACCGCTCAAAACTCGCGATGATCTGGAAGCAGATTTGATCGATCTGGGTTTAATCGCCCAGGCGGACAATCTAGATCTGGTTTTGGAAGTGTTGGTAGGCTCCGGCTTATTATTTCTCATCCCGGAATATCCCGCAGACCTTTACCAGTTGGTTCACGAATATTTAGTGAGCTTTATTCGCGAACAATATAAAACAGGTCTGGTTGCAGAATGGGAACGAGAACGGGAACACCGCCCAGCCTTTAATAAAAGACGGGAGCCTGGACTGCAACAGGATGTAGCCCATGAGGAGAACGTTGCTGCTCCATTCCAAGGGTCGGGATCCTGGTTGGCGATGGCTGGATGGATTGTTCTAGGAATCCTGTTGATGTTACTGCTTGTATATAAGTCAAGTAATTTACGTGTTTCCGCCGTCTTCTCAATCTTCCTGTATTAG
- a CDS encoding Uma2 family endonuclease, translating into MTTVAKQKLTFNQFLEQYPEDGRYELVNGEIVRILATRQHEDIADFIADGMKEEVKLRQLNYKVSDRIVLATQTQEGKEQGRNPDVSVVDLNVWRSNRLAYSALREPIQLAVEVVSTNWEDDYIDKLDEYQCMGITEYWIVDYLAIGSRTYLGNPKTPTVFVYVLNESGVYQATAFKGDDRILSHTFPELTLTMDQILNA; encoded by the coding sequence ATGACGACGGTTGCCAAGCAGAAACTCACGTTTAATCAATTTCTTGAGCAATATCCCGAAGACGGACGGTATGAACTGGTGAATGGAGAAATCGTGAGAATTTTAGCGACGAGACAACACGAAGATATTGCCGATTTTATTGCAGATGGCATGAAAGAAGAGGTAAAACTCCGCCAGTTAAACTACAAAGTGTCCGATCGCATTGTTTTAGCCACTCAAACTCAAGAGGGTAAGGAGCAGGGACGCAATCCAGATGTCAGCGTTGTTGATCTAAACGTGTGGCGCTCTAATCGATTAGCCTATTCTGCCCTACGAGAACCAATTCAATTAGCAGTAGAAGTCGTTTCAACCAATTGGGAAGACGATTATATTGACAAACTTGATGAATATCAATGTATGGGTATTACGGAATACTGGATTGTAGATTATCTTGCCATTGGTAGTAGAACGTATCTAGGCAATCCCAAGACACCTACTGTATTCGTTTATGTGTTGAATGAATCAGGAGTTTATCAAGCAACTGCTTTTAAGGGGGACGATCGCATTCTCTCTCATACGTTTCCTGAGTTAACATTAACCATGGATCAAATTCTCAATGCCTGA
- a CDS encoding alkaline phosphatase yields MAKNVILMIGDGMGWEMARATAIYQQIQAGSTGNTLSDFYTSGFGDTLNFQKLSSSSLVTTYGTTVAGSNGAFSSGNSALTGSEPVTAASPLRADFQFNPTFNPGNTATGGATVASGAVGNLVGYDPLRGGVVPWEAAYYGGPIPPGFDKEYIKFSYPDSANTATTLYTGVKSYNNAIGVDIYEQPLETILVTAALNGKSTGLVSSVPIDHATPGAAAAAVNRRAKYDSEFPNLDSILQQELRIYQPTVLLGGGHPLSNTQTPLPAGVEPPAIFEFVTKDTYEYLSSNPTDNRYGYTFLERGPDAARILAETAANLDPNAGDRLVGLYGARGQNGNLPVSSANGDYSTTGLDMFSLFSTQGLKPDTQRPLLPGETDASFIAREVNENPTLKDLSLAALSTLGKDQDGFWLMIEGGDIDWSAHDNNLDNLIGTVLDFDKTVGAVIDWINNNGGWEENLLIVTADHDHYLTLNPNYPSLLQTVGAEAMTSALTPNLAGQFWGSDPTVKYGWGSHSNRPVPVYYQGAGSEILSSYVGQGYQSYGFDITGFPGHVDQTHIYKTMLEAITGSATRSLASGTIVGKEGDNIIYADVTDDTIIANSDCTNYIFANRGNNTVYSGAGDDLIYASFGNDVIAAGAGDNTIFAGAGDNTIYTGAGADYISTGSGKDLIFAGDGDNVILSGAGDDRIIAGSGKNLIDAGLGNDVVYVGSGENRFTLNAGTGSVTIYGFTSDDAIRRGVGLTASGTTPAPQLTYKISGGDTLISLGDDLLATLKDVLLEVVPIADENK; encoded by the coding sequence ATGGCTAAAAACGTCATTCTCATGATTGGCGATGGGATGGGCTGGGAAATGGCCCGTGCAACAGCGATCTACCAACAAATTCAGGCAGGCAGTACTGGCAACACCTTAAGTGATTTTTATACCTCCGGCTTTGGCGATACCCTTAACTTCCAAAAGCTGTCCAGCAGCAGTCTGGTTACTACCTATGGAACGACGGTAGCAGGCAGTAACGGTGCCTTTAGCAGCGGCAACTCGGCATTAACCGGATCTGAGCCAGTCACAGCAGCCAGTCCATTGAGAGCAGACTTTCAATTTAACCCAACCTTTAATCCCGGTAATACCGCAACAGGTGGCGCAACCGTCGCTAGTGGAGCCGTGGGCAACTTAGTCGGATATGATCCGCTGCGAGGCGGAGTGGTGCCCTGGGAAGCGGCTTACTATGGCGGGCCGATTCCACCTGGATTTGACAAAGAATATATCAAATTCAGCTATCCTGACTCTGCGAATACCGCAACTACGCTGTATACCGGGGTGAAGAGCTACAACAATGCGATCGGGGTAGACATCTACGAACAACCCCTGGAAACCATTCTGGTAACAGCGGCACTGAATGGTAAATCAACGGGATTGGTCAGTTCGGTTCCCATTGATCACGCCACTCCAGGAGCCGCTGCTGCTGCTGTGAATCGCCGCGCCAAATACGACAGCGAATTTCCCAACCTGGACAGCATCCTGCAGCAGGAACTGCGGATTTATCAACCGACGGTATTGCTGGGAGGGGGACATCCGCTTTCCAATACACAAACTCCCTTACCTGCTGGCGTTGAACCGCCTGCGATCTTTGAGTTCGTTACCAAAGATACCTATGAGTATTTGAGCAGTAACCCAACCGATAACCGCTATGGCTACACCTTCCTGGAACGTGGCCCCGATGCGGCTCGCATCTTAGCAGAAACCGCTGCTAATCTGGATCCGAATGCGGGCGATCGTCTCGTCGGGCTGTATGGAGCCAGAGGCCAAAACGGCAATTTACCAGTCAGCTCGGCCAATGGCGATTACAGCACTACCGGGCTGGATATGTTCAGCTTGTTCAGCACCCAGGGATTGAAGCCCGATACCCAGCGGCCTCTGCTTCCCGGAGAAACCGACGCCAGCTTCATCGCCAGAGAGGTGAATGAAAATCCCACCTTAAAAGATCTATCATTAGCTGCGCTGTCCACCCTGGGTAAGGATCAGGATGGCTTCTGGCTAATGATTGAAGGCGGAGACATTGACTGGTCGGCGCACGACAACAACCTGGACAATCTGATCGGCACCGTGCTGGACTTTGACAAGACTGTTGGCGCGGTCATTGACTGGATTAATAACAATGGGGGTTGGGAAGAAAACCTGCTGATTGTGACGGCAGACCACGATCACTATCTCACTCTCAACCCGAACTATCCTTCATTGCTGCAGACTGTAGGGGCGGAGGCGATGACCAGCGCCCTGACTCCCAACCTGGCTGGACAGTTCTGGGGATCGGATCCGACGGTTAAATATGGTTGGGGCAGTCACAGCAATCGTCCGGTGCCTGTCTACTATCAGGGGGCCGGCTCTGAGATTTTGAGCAGCTACGTCGGCCAGGGTTATCAAAGCTATGGGTTTGACATTACCGGATTCCCCGGACACGTCGATCAAACTCACATCTACAAAACCATGCTGGAAGCCATCACCGGATCGGCAACTCGGTCTCTTGCCAGTGGCACGATCGTCGGCAAAGAAGGTGACAACATCATTTATGCTGACGTCACCGATGACACCATCATTGCCAATAGTGATTGTACCAACTATATCTTTGCTAATCGGGGGAATAACACGGTCTACTCCGGTGCGGGGGATGATTTAATCTACGCCAGTTTTGGCAATGATGTGATTGCGGCTGGAGCAGGCGACAACACCATTTTTGCGGGAGCAGGCGACAACACCATTTACACAGGTGCAGGCGCGGATTACATCAGCACTGGGTCTGGAAAAGACCTGATTTTTGCTGGAGATGGCGATAACGTAATTCTGTCAGGGGCAGGGGACGATCGCATCATCGCAGGTTCCGGCAAGAATCTGATCGATGCTGGCCTCGGCAATGATGTGGTGTACGTAGGTAGCGGTGAAAATCGCTTTACCTTAAATGCCGGAACAGGCTCCGTTACCATCTACGGCTTCACGTCCGATGATGCCATTCGTCGAGGAGTGGGTTTAACAGCTTCCGGCACCACCCCCGCCCCGCAACTCACCTACAAGATCAGTGGTGGCGACACACTGATCAGCCTGGGTGATGATCTGCTGGCCACCCTCAAGGATGTGCTGTTGGAAGTAGTGCCGATCGCCGATGAGAATAAATAA
- a CDS encoding GNAT family N-acetyltransferase, with product MKAPIPLPSGCILRPATQADIWPIRWLVLSVPLDPTQLRWQQFWVIEFEKKMIACGQLRSFEEAQELGSLVVAKGWRDRGVGSILARHLIQEATQPLYLECLGQRLAAYYRRFGFEPVDWEKLPRSLQRKFGTSKTVATLLRLPLVIMHRPD from the coding sequence ATGAAAGCTCCTATCCCTCTGCCATCAGGCTGCATCTTACGTCCGGCTACTCAAGCTGATATCTGGCCGATTCGTTGGTTGGTGCTGAGTGTACCTTTAGATCCGACGCAATTACGCTGGCAACAGTTTTGGGTGATTGAGTTTGAGAAGAAAATGATTGCCTGCGGTCAACTGCGATCGTTTGAGGAGGCCCAGGAGTTAGGCAGTCTGGTGGTGGCAAAGGGATGGCGCGATCGGGGGGTAGGCTCGATTCTGGCCAGACATTTGATTCAAGAAGCGACTCAGCCCCTGTATCTGGAATGTCTGGGACAGCGATTGGCCGCGTATTATCGACGGTTTGGCTTTGAACCGGTAGATTGGGAAAAACTGCCGCGATCGCTGCAACGCAAATTTGGCACCTCGAAAACAGTGGCAACCCTGTTACGACTGCCACTGGTGATCATGCATCGTCCCGACTGA
- a CDS encoding aspartate ammonia-lyase has protein sequence MTEPTGISYRIEKDSMGEGQIPDTVYYGIQTLRAVENFPISGLKPLPTYVDACVLIKKATAIANGELGCIPEDISQAIVRAADEVLNGQWRDQFVVDVYQAGAGTSHHMNVNEVLANRALELLGDKKGNYQRVNPNDHVNYGQSTNDVIPTAIRIGGLLALERSLYPALSNAIAALENKGQEFHNVIRSGRTHLQDAVPVRLGETFRAWAQILSEHMIRIETAAADLTLLGLGGSAAGTGLNTHPQYRFRVAEILSELIDQPLRPAPHLMAAMQSMAPFVNVSGALRNLAQDCVKISHDLRLLDSGPKTGFKEIQLPPVQPGSSIMPGKYNPVMAEMTSMVCFQVMGYDAAIALAAQAGQLELNVMMPLIAYDLIHSIEILGNTLAALTDRCIKGITANQTRCLAFAEGSLALVTALNPHIGYLNAAAVAKESLETGKSLRDIVLEKQLMTPEALAEVLNLEEMSRLPNHEST, from the coding sequence ATGACAGAACCAACAGGTATTTCCTATCGCATTGAAAAAGACTCGATGGGAGAGGGGCAAATTCCTGACACCGTGTATTACGGCATCCAGACCCTACGCGCTGTCGAAAACTTTCCCATCAGCGGTCTGAAACCACTTCCGACCTATGTGGATGCCTGTGTTCTGATCAAGAAAGCAACGGCGATCGCCAATGGAGAACTGGGCTGCATTCCAGAAGACATTAGTCAGGCGATCGTGCGGGCAGCGGATGAAGTACTCAATGGTCAGTGGCGAGATCAGTTTGTGGTGGATGTGTATCAGGCGGGAGCCGGAACCTCCCACCACATGAATGTCAACGAAGTGCTGGCGAATCGTGCCCTGGAATTATTGGGAGATAAGAAGGGCAATTATCAGCGAGTGAATCCCAATGATCACGTCAATTACGGGCAATCCACCAATGACGTGATCCCCACAGCGATCCGAATTGGTGGACTGCTGGCCCTGGAGCGATCGCTGTATCCGGCATTGTCCAATGCGATCGCGGCTCTGGAAAATAAAGGCCAGGAATTTCACAACGTTATCCGCTCTGGTCGCACTCACTTACAGGATGCGGTTCCCGTGCGCCTGGGAGAAACCTTCCGTGCCTGGGCACAGATCCTGAGTGAACACATGATTCGGATTGAAACCGCCGCCGCCGACCTCACCCTCTTGGGATTGGGAGGGAGTGCGGCTGGAACCGGGCTGAATACCCATCCCCAGTACCGCTTTCGGGTGGCTGAAATCCTCAGTGAACTCATTGATCAACCCTTGCGACCTGCCCCGCACCTGATGGCCGCCATGCAAAGTATGGCTCCCTTCGTTAACGTCTCCGGTGCTCTGCGGAACCTGGCTCAGGATTGCGTCAAGATTTCTCATGATTTGCGACTGCTGGATTCTGGCCCCAAAACCGGTTTTAAGGAAATTCAACTGCCGCCCGTGCAACCCGGATCCTCCATCATGCCAGGGAAATACAATCCGGTCATGGCAGAAATGACTTCAATGGTGTGTTTTCAGGTGATGGGCTATGATGCGGCGATCGCCCTGGCCGCCCAGGCGGGACAACTGGAACTGAATGTGATGATGCCGCTGATTGCCTACGACCTGATCCACAGCATCGAAATTTTGGGGAACACGCTGGCGGCTCTGACCGATCGCTGCATTAAGGGAATTACCGCCAACCAAACCCGTTGTTTAGCCTTTGCGGAAGGCAGTCTGGCTCTGGTCACAGCCCTCAATCCTCATATTGGCTACCTGAATGCGGCGGCTGTGGCAAAGGAATCTCTGGAAACCGGAAAGTCCCTGCGAGACATTGTGTTAGAAAAACAACTGATGACTCCCGAAGCCCTGGCAGAAGTACTGAACCTGGAAGAGATGAGCCGATTACCCAATCATGAGAGTACATAG